A single Salmo salar chromosome ssa19, Ssal_v3.1, whole genome shotgun sequence DNA region contains:
- the ptbp2a gene encoding polypyrimidine tract-binding protein 2 isoform X1, which produces MDGIGDVAVGVKRGSDELLSSSLYNSGSDMSSISDGTSNGSDSKKLRVEDRMEAPPSRVLHIRKLPNETSETEVIALGLPFGKVTNILTLKGKNQAFLELGTEEAAITMVNYYSTVTPHVRNVPVFIQYSNHKELKTDAGNQRAQAVLQAVSAVQGGGTPTSGSDLALTAASSPVLRIIIDNMFYPVTLDVLQQIFSKFGTVMKIITFTKNNQFQALLQFNDPSTAQQAKIALDGQNIYNSCCTLRIDYSKLVNLNVKYNNDKSRDYTRPELPAGDGQPAMDPNMAAAFQGKDSNSLLGKIPGALSPLNAAAAAAAAAGRVALSGHSGSSGVLLASNLNEEMVTPQSLFTLFGVYGDTQRVKILYNKKDSALIQMADASQAQLAMSHLNGQKMYGKVIRVALSKHTSVQLPRDGLDDQGLTKDFTNSPLHRFKKPGSKNFQNIFPPSTTLHLSNIPTDVTEEDLRLLFSNAGGTVNAFKFFQDHKMALLQMSTVEEAIQGLIDLHNYNMGDNHHLRVSFSKSSI; this is translated from the exons ATGGACGG TATTGGAGATGTTGCAGTTGGCGTAAAG aGAGGATCAGATGAGCTGCTGTCAAGCAGTCTCTACAACAGTGGCTCTGACATGAGCAGTATCAGTG ATGGTACGTCCAACGGGAGTGACAGTAAAAAACTGAGAGTGGAAGACAGGATGGAGGCTCCTCCTTCTCGTGTGTTGCACATCAGAAAACTGCCCAACGAAACTTCAGAAACGGAGGTCATTGCCCTGGGGTTACCTTTCGGGAAGGTCACCAATATCCTGACTCTGAAGGGAAAAAACCAG GCTTTCTTGGAGCTGGGGACAGAGGAAGCGGCAATTACTATGGTCAACTACTACTCTACTGTGACACCGCATGTTCGTAACGTCCCCGTATTCATCCAGTACTCCAACCACAAAGAACTCAAAACAGACGCCGGAAACCAGCGTGCCCAGGCGGTCTTGCAGGCGGTGTCAGCGGTCCAAGGAGGCGGTACCCCTACATCGGGTTCAGATCTGGCTCTAACAGCTGCATCCAGCCCTGTGCTCAGAATAATCATCGACAACATGTTCTACCCAGTCACTCTGGATGTGCTGCAGCAG ATCTTCTCAAAGTTCGGCACGGTCATGAAGATAATCACATTCACCAAGAACAATCAGTTCCAGGCCCTGCTGCAGTTCAACGACCCATCTACCGCACAGCAAGCCAAAATT GCCCTGGATGGTCAGAACATCTACAACTCGTGCTGTACGCTCCGCATCGATTACTCCAAGCTGGTCAACCTGAACGTCAAGTACAACAACGACAAGAGCCGTGACTACACCCGGCCAGAGCTCCCCGCCGGGGATGGACAGCCTGCCATGGACCCCAACATGGCTGCAGCCTTTCAAGGCAAGGACTCCAACTCTCTGCTTGGTAAGATCCCAG GTGCCCTGAGCCCGCTAAATGCTGCGGCGGCGGCGGCTGCTGCTGCAGGGAGGGTGGCTCTGTCTGGTCACTCGGGCTCCAGCGGCGTGCTCCTGGCCTCCAACCTCAATGAAGAG ATGGTTACGCCCCAAAGTCTGTTTACTCTCTTCG GGGTCTATGGGGACACCCAGAGGGTGAAGATTCTTTACAATAAGAAGGACAGTGCTCTGATACAGATGGCCGATGCCAGTCAAGCCCAGCTAG CGATGAGTCACCTGAATGGTCAGAAGATGTATGGGAAGGTCATCAGGGTGGCTCTGTCCAAGCATACCTCAGTGCAGCTGCCCAGGGATGGACTGGATGACCAGGGCCTTACCAAGGACTTCACCAACTCCCCCCTGCACCGCTTCAAGAAGCCCGGCTCCAAGAACTTTCAGAACatcttccctccctccaccaccctcCACCTCTCCAACATCCC AACGGATGTAACTGAAGAAGACCTGAGACTACTGTTCTCCAACGCCGGGGGCACTGTGAACGCATTCAAGTTTTTCCA GGATCACAAAATGGCGCTGCTCCAGATGTCGACGGTGGAAGAGGCCATCCAGGGTCTGATTGACCTCCACAACTACAACATGGGTGACAACCACCACCTGAGAGTGTCCTTCTCCAAATCCTCCATCTAA
- the ptbp2a gene encoding polypyrimidine tract-binding protein 2 has translation MDGIGDVAVGVKRGSDELLSSSLYNSGSDMSSISDGTSNGSDSKKLRVEDRMEAPPSRVLHIRKLPNETSETEVIALGLPFGKVTNILTLKGKNQAFLELGTEEAAITMVNYYSTVTPHVRNVPVFIQYSNHKELKTDAGNQRAQAVLQAVSAVQGGGTPTSGSDLALTAASSPVLRIIIDNMFYPVTLDVLQQIFSKFGTVMKIITFTKNNQFQALLQFNDPSTAQQAKIALDGQNIYNSCCTLRIDYSKLVNLNVKYNNDKSRDYTRPELPAGDGQPAMDPNMAAAFQGKDSNSLLGALSPLNAAAAAAAAAGRVALSGHSGSSGVLLASNLNEEMVTPQSLFTLFGVYGDTQRVKILYNKKDSALIQMADASQAQLAMSHLNGQKMYGKVIRVALSKHTSVQLPRDGLDDQGLTKDFTNSPLHRFKKPGSKNFQNIFPPSTTLHLSNIPTDVTEEDLRLLFSNAGGTVNAFKFFQDHKMALLQMSTVEEAIQGLIDLHNYNMGDNHHLRVSFSKSSI, from the exons ATGGACGG TATTGGAGATGTTGCAGTTGGCGTAAAG aGAGGATCAGATGAGCTGCTGTCAAGCAGTCTCTACAACAGTGGCTCTGACATGAGCAGTATCAGTG ATGGTACGTCCAACGGGAGTGACAGTAAAAAACTGAGAGTGGAAGACAGGATGGAGGCTCCTCCTTCTCGTGTGTTGCACATCAGAAAACTGCCCAACGAAACTTCAGAAACGGAGGTCATTGCCCTGGGGTTACCTTTCGGGAAGGTCACCAATATCCTGACTCTGAAGGGAAAAAACCAG GCTTTCTTGGAGCTGGGGACAGAGGAAGCGGCAATTACTATGGTCAACTACTACTCTACTGTGACACCGCATGTTCGTAACGTCCCCGTATTCATCCAGTACTCCAACCACAAAGAACTCAAAACAGACGCCGGAAACCAGCGTGCCCAGGCGGTCTTGCAGGCGGTGTCAGCGGTCCAAGGAGGCGGTACCCCTACATCGGGTTCAGATCTGGCTCTAACAGCTGCATCCAGCCCTGTGCTCAGAATAATCATCGACAACATGTTCTACCCAGTCACTCTGGATGTGCTGCAGCAG ATCTTCTCAAAGTTCGGCACGGTCATGAAGATAATCACATTCACCAAGAACAATCAGTTCCAGGCCCTGCTGCAGTTCAACGACCCATCTACCGCACAGCAAGCCAAAATT GCCCTGGATGGTCAGAACATCTACAACTCGTGCTGTACGCTCCGCATCGATTACTCCAAGCTGGTCAACCTGAACGTCAAGTACAACAACGACAAGAGCCGTGACTACACCCGGCCAGAGCTCCCCGCCGGGGATGGACAGCCTGCCATGGACCCCAACATGGCTGCAGCCTTTCAAGGCAAGGACTCCAACTCTCTGCTTG GTGCCCTGAGCCCGCTAAATGCTGCGGCGGCGGCGGCTGCTGCTGCAGGGAGGGTGGCTCTGTCTGGTCACTCGGGCTCCAGCGGCGTGCTCCTGGCCTCCAACCTCAATGAAGAG ATGGTTACGCCCCAAAGTCTGTTTACTCTCTTCG GGGTCTATGGGGACACCCAGAGGGTGAAGATTCTTTACAATAAGAAGGACAGTGCTCTGATACAGATGGCCGATGCCAGTCAAGCCCAGCTAG CGATGAGTCACCTGAATGGTCAGAAGATGTATGGGAAGGTCATCAGGGTGGCTCTGTCCAAGCATACCTCAGTGCAGCTGCCCAGGGATGGACTGGATGACCAGGGCCTTACCAAGGACTTCACCAACTCCCCCCTGCACCGCTTCAAGAAGCCCGGCTCCAAGAACTTTCAGAACatcttccctccctccaccaccctcCACCTCTCCAACATCCC AACGGATGTAACTGAAGAAGACCTGAGACTACTGTTCTCCAACGCCGGGGGCACTGTGAACGCATTCAAGTTTTTCCA GGATCACAAAATGGCGCTGCTCCAGATGTCGACGGTGGAAGAGGCCATCCAGGGTCTGATTGACCTCCACAACTACAACATGGGTGACAACCACCACCTGAGAGTGTCCTTCTCCAAATCCTCCATCTAA